One genomic window of Mogibacterium diversum includes the following:
- the nusB gene encoding transcription antitermination factor NusB, translated as MDRRIIRENIMQFVYQMDVTDNFDYEQLTCVEEAEKALKQNQATDTLNAIRDHISEIDKLISKNIDNWDINRLPKADLAILRTALAEILYVDSIPANVSINEAVELGKIYGDERSYAFINSVLGKINRELNEQ; from the coding sequence ATGGATAGAAGAATAATTAGAGAAAACATAATGCAGTTCGTTTACCAAATGGATGTAACTGATAATTTTGATTATGAGCAACTCACCTGTGTCGAAGAGGCAGAGAAGGCGTTAAAACAAAATCAAGCAACAGATACACTTAACGCTATTCGAGATCATATCAGTGAAATAGATAAACTTATTTCTAAGAATATTGATAATTGGGATATAAACAGACTCCCTAAGGCTGATCTCGCGATACTTAGAACTGCACTTGCTGAAATTCTATATGTTGATTCAATTCCGGCAAATGTTTCTATTAATGAAGCCGTTGAACTTGGCAAGATTTATGGAGATGAAAGGTCTTACGCATTCATAAACTCGGTACTTGGTAAGATAAATAGGGAGTTAAATGAGCAATAG
- a CDS encoding Asp23/Gls24 family envelope stress response protein yields MSSFNTGNGCISIDDQVIVGYITEEVHKIKGVSKMISSISDNFSKNIFGRDSGMNGVRINRDGDNISINLHIIVYYGYNIPQLSYEIQSAIKNVIEEFTGLKVDAVNISVEGIDQEND; encoded by the coding sequence ATGAGTAGTTTCAATACTGGTAATGGCTGTATCTCGATAGATGATCAAGTTATTGTTGGATATATTACTGAGGAAGTACACAAAATCAAAGGCGTAAGTAAAATGATTTCAAGTATTTCTGATAATTTCTCAAAAAATATTTTTGGTCGTGATAGCGGTATGAATGGCGTGCGAATTAATCGAGACGGCGATAATATATCTATCAACTTACATATTATAGTGTATTATGGTTACAACATTCCTCAGTTATCTTATGAAATTCAGAGTGCGATCAAAAATGTAATCGAAGAATTTACTGGACTGAAAGTAGACGCTGTAAACATAAGTGTAGAAGGAATCGACCAGGAGAATGATTAA
- a CDS encoding hemolysin family protein, which translates to MSSDPVSWTIYVLIVFAILIANGLVSASLNALDCVDRNKLNEILEDEPNNKRVELIHNFIKKPSKYQYPDRIFMYSMAIIAIVVFNFGFYNRLSTYRFLPIIANIVFATIYFAIADIFPKKLAAQSADSYAIRLIKMQRFVYVVLFPITKLCLGVANLFLLVMRKDIDVDDAQFSEDHVRSMLDKGQESGDLKEEGRRMIDSIFEFDDLLAYEIMTPRTDVFMIDLQDDKDEYFEELMELRHSRIPICDGDTDNIIGLLLVKDYLLKGASSGFDNINIKEIMREPYLVPETKNIDSLFVELQKTKQHIAILIDEYGGFSGIVSIEDIIEQIVGDIDDEFDDEDRIIEKISDSEYIVDGNVYLDDLDKETGIELESENSETVGGFIIDYIGEIPKENSTYSPIEYGNITFQILEVKDRRIEKVRITIEDHDKYSEKEDNLDE; encoded by the coding sequence ATGTCATCTGACCCCGTGAGTTGGACCATATATGTACTTATAGTGTTCGCAATTCTAATTGCCAATGGATTGGTTTCTGCGTCACTAAATGCACTTGACTGTGTAGATAGAAATAAGCTTAACGAAATTTTAGAGGACGAGCCTAACAATAAAAGAGTGGAGCTCATCCATAATTTCATAAAAAAACCATCTAAATACCAGTATCCGGATAGGATTTTCATGTATTCGATGGCAATAATTGCCATAGTTGTTTTTAATTTTGGTTTTTACAATAGGCTGAGTACATACAGATTTCTTCCAATTATAGCAAATATTGTCTTTGCTACTATTTACTTTGCTATAGCTGATATTTTCCCGAAGAAGCTTGCCGCACAATCTGCCGATTCATATGCTATCAGATTGATTAAAATGCAGCGGTTTGTGTATGTTGTACTATTTCCTATCACAAAGCTATGTTTAGGCGTTGCCAACTTATTTCTTCTCGTGATGAGAAAAGATATTGATGTAGATGATGCGCAGTTCTCTGAAGATCATGTAAGATCAATGCTAGATAAAGGGCAGGAGAGTGGTGATCTCAAAGAAGAAGGACGTCGAATGATCGACAGCATATTTGAATTTGATGATTTACTCGCATATGAGATCATGACACCACGAACTGATGTTTTTATGATTGATCTACAGGATGATAAAGACGAGTATTTCGAAGAGTTAATGGAGCTTCGTCACTCACGTATTCCAATATGTGATGGTGATACTGACAACATTATAGGACTTCTTCTGGTTAAAGACTACTTGCTGAAAGGTGCTTCTTCTGGTTTTGATAACATAAATATCAAAGAGATAATGCGAGAACCTTATTTGGTACCTGAAACCAAGAATATCGACTCCCTTTTTGTAGAACTGCAAAAGACAAAACAACATATTGCAATATTAATTGACGAGTACGGCGGGTTTAGTGGCATAGTATCAATTGAGGATATTATCGAACAAATAGTTGGAGATATCGATGATGAATTTGACGATGAAGATAGGATTATAGAGAAGATTTCTGACTCAGAATACATTGTTGATGGAAATGTATATCTTGATGATCTTGACAAAGAAACTGGTATCGAACTTGAATCTGAAAATAGTGAGACTGTTGGAGGATTTATAATTGATTATATCGGTGAAATTCCTAAAGAGAACTCCACGTATAGCCCCATCGAATATGGTAATATTACTTTCCAAATCTTAGAGGTAAAAGATAGACGTATTGAAAAAGTTCGTATAACAATCGAAGATCATGATAAGTATAGCGAAAAGGAAGACAATTTAGATGAGTAG
- a CDS encoding peptidase U32 family protein — protein sequence MTNKKIELLAPAGDIEKLKTAIIYGADAVYFGGELFSLRAGAGNLSIDEIKEAMEFIHEHDAKGYMTINIYPHNDDIPPLKAYLEKIKDIPIDAFLVSDPGVMTIVKGIIPDAEIHISTQANTTNYMTAAFWVEQMGAKRIVAAREMSLEELREMKKVLPPDTEIEAFVHGAMCMSYSGRCLLSNFMVGRDANRGSCTHPCRWKYSLVEEKRPGEYYPVEEDNRGSYIMNSRDLCMLDKLPDLIDAGISSLKIEGRMKSPFYVATVVSAYRAALDEYLEDPDNYTFQEKWYKELCKASHREFYHGFYYSKPDSSGQNYSSSDYTREYSFIGVVRGYEPDSGLTIVEQRNKFCVGEDIEVFGPSTDYTDEIVREMYDENNNPIESAPHPQQIIKVKLSKTYPSDFILRKKKES from the coding sequence ATGACTAATAAGAAAATCGAACTACTTGCTCCAGCTGGAGATATTGAGAAGCTTAAGACAGCTATTATATATGGGGCTGATGCAGTTTACTTTGGAGGTGAACTATTTAGCCTTCGTGCCGGGGCAGGAAATTTATCTATAGACGAAATCAAAGAAGCGATGGAGTTTATCCATGAACACGATGCTAAAGGATATATGACCATCAATATATATCCGCACAATGATGATATTCCGCCACTCAAGGCATATCTTGAAAAAATAAAGGATATACCGATTGATGCATTCCTTGTTTCAGATCCAGGTGTAATGACAATAGTAAAAGGCATCATCCCTGATGCTGAAATTCATATTAGCACACAGGCAAATACGACTAACTATATGACTGCTGCATTTTGGGTTGAACAAATGGGTGCAAAAAGAATCGTTGCAGCCAGAGAGATGAGCCTTGAAGAGCTTAGAGAGATGAAAAAAGTTCTTCCGCCTGATACCGAAATTGAGGCATTCGTTCATGGAGCTATGTGTATGTCTTACTCAGGCAGATGTCTACTTAGCAATTTCATGGTTGGTAGAGATGCAAACAGAGGTTCATGTACACATCCATGTAGATGGAAATATTCACTAGTCGAAGAAAAAAGACCAGGTGAGTATTATCCTGTTGAAGAAGATAATCGAGGAAGTTATATCATGAATTCTCGTGATTTATGTATGCTTGATAAACTTCCTGATCTAATAGATGCTGGAATCTCCTCTCTGAAAATAGAAGGACGTATGAAGAGTCCATTTTATGTAGCGACTGTTGTTTCTGCATATAGAGCGGCGCTTGATGAATATCTTGAGGACCCAGATAATTACACATTTCAGGAAAAATGGTATAAAGAGCTGTGTAAAGCCAGTCACAGAGAGTTTTATCACGGTTTCTATTATTCTAAGCCCGATAGTAGTGGGCAGAATTATTCTAGCAGCGATTACACTCGTGAGTATTCGTTTATCGGTGTTGTAAGAGGCTATGAACCTGATAGTGGTCTAACCATTGTCGAACAGCGTAACAAATTCTGTGTTGGCGAGGATATCGAAGTTTTTGGACCTAGTACAGATTATACTGATGAGATAGTTAGAGAAATGTATGATGAGAATAATAATCCAATAGAATCAGCGCCTCATCCTCAGCAGATAATCAAAGTTAAACTTAGCAAAACGTATCCATCTGACTTCATACTCAGGAAGAAAAAGGAATCATAA
- a CDS encoding O-methyltransferase — protein MSITDEKIVNLLDSFYSPISDNLGKFRSFCENDNVPLILRETESYLNTFLKIAKPNNILEIGTAYGYSACYFATTCEGAHITTIERAPHMYDYAVSNIKSLGLESRINLKFGDANGILDSLIKDNSPDARFDLIFIDAAKSHYREFFDRAEKLSKPGATIICDNMLIHGYLTGSTIDPGRRHRTSVKRMKEFLEYLKGRKDLTISLLSCGDGLAVIKLND, from the coding sequence ATGAGTATAACTGACGAAAAAATCGTTAATCTTTTAGACTCATTTTACTCACCCATATCAGATAATTTAGGAAAATTTAGATCCTTTTGTGAGAATGATAATGTACCGTTGATACTGCGTGAAACCGAGAGCTATTTAAATACTTTTTTAAAGATTGCGAAACCAAATAATATACTTGAGATCGGAACGGCTTACGGGTATTCAGCATGTTATTTTGCAACTACTTGCGAGGGGGCTCATATCACAACGATAGAGAGAGCCCCTCATATGTACGATTATGCAGTTTCTAACATAAAATCACTTGGTTTAGAAAGCAGAATCAATTTAAAATTTGGTGATGCAAATGGCATATTAGATTCTTTAATCAAGGATAATTCACCAGATGCACGATTTGATCTTATTTTCATAGATGCCGCAAAGAGTCATTACCGTGAGTTCTTTGATAGAGCTGAGAAATTATCAAAACCAGGGGCAACCATAATCTGTGACAATATGCTAATTCACGGGTATTTAACTGGTTCAACAATTGATCCTGGACGCAGACACCGTACAAGCGTCAAGAGGATGAAAGAATTTTTAGAGTATTTAAAGGGTAGAAAGGATTTGACCATTTCATTGTTAAGCTGTGGTGATGGTCTTGCTGTAATTAAACTAAATGACTAA
- the mltG gene encoding endolytic transglycosylase MltG: MKKSVKKALGILIALLLILVALSASLLIINKPKDRTDNTFVVVKIKEGSSTNDIAKELYKKGVISSVSKYKLVSKIWRYDGKYKAGSFSVSPSMRSSDIAQTIVKGVSSTKTFTIPEGYTIEQTATKLDKEGIVNKDKFLEIAKHGDFSKFSFLKGAQTGDNHLEGYLYPDTYAVDLDADETQVITTMLNQYDKVFTKKYRKRAKELNLSENEIIIIASLIERESQYDGDRAKIASVIYNRIKAGMPLQIDATIQYALGKPKENLSIADTKIDSPYNTYTNKGLPPGPICSPGKASIKAALYPESTDYLYYVVSEKLDGTHNFSKDYNKFLKDKEAYSKALAEKNK; this comes from the coding sequence ATGAAGAAGTCAGTAAAGAAAGCATTAGGCATTCTTATCGCTTTATTGCTCATCCTTGTCGCATTAAGTGCATCACTTCTTATAATTAACAAACCAAAAGATCGAACAGATAATACATTTGTAGTTGTTAAGATTAAAGAAGGTTCATCAACTAATGATATTGCGAAGGAGCTTTACAAAAAGGGTGTAATCAGCAGCGTATCTAAGTATAAGCTCGTGTCTAAGATTTGGAGATATGATGGTAAATACAAGGCTGGTAGCTTTTCAGTATCTCCTAGTATGAGATCTAGTGATATAGCACAGACCATCGTTAAGGGAGTTTCAAGTACAAAGACCTTTACAATTCCTGAGGGATATACTATCGAACAGACAGCTACTAAGTTAGACAAAGAAGGAATTGTCAATAAAGATAAATTCCTTGAAATTGCTAAGCACGGAGATTTTAGCAAATTTTCTTTTTTAAAGGGTGCTCAGACAGGTGATAATCATCTCGAAGGATATCTCTATCCAGATACTTATGCGGTAGACTTAGATGCTGATGAAACCCAGGTTATCACTACGATGCTCAATCAGTATGATAAGGTGTTTACTAAGAAATATAGGAAGCGTGCAAAAGAGCTAAATCTAAGTGAAAATGAAATAATAATAATCGCTTCTCTAATAGAACGCGAGTCTCAATATGATGGAGACAGAGCTAAGATTGCAAGTGTTATATACAATAGAATCAAAGCTGGCATGCCTCTGCAGATTGATGCAACCATTCAGTATGCACTAGGAAAACCTAAAGAAAATCTATCAATTGCTGATACAAAGATTGATTCACCATACAATACGTATACTAATAAAGGATTACCACCAGGACCTATATGTTCACCTGGAAAGGCGTCGATTAAAGCTGCTCTTTATCCAGAGAGCACCGATTACTTATATTATGTTGTAAGTGAGAAGCTTGATGGCACACACAACTTTAGTAAGGACTATAATAAATTCCTAAAAGACAAAGAAGCTTATTCAAAAGCTTTAGCGGAGAAGAACAAATAA
- the efp gene encoding elongation factor P produces the protein MISAGDFRKGVTFEMNGEPHVVLDFQHVKPGKGAAFVRTKYRNILTGATREEAFNPNDKFPKAHIETKTMQYLYNDGELYYFMDQETFDQVPLSADLVEDAVKFIRENDTATIKFYQGNAFAVEAPNFVDLKVIETEPGVKGDTATNVTKAATVETGAVIQVPIFIEEGEVIQIDTRNGGEYLGRSK, from the coding sequence ATGATTAGTGCAGGAGATTTCAGAAAAGGCGTAACTTTCGAGATGAACGGAGAGCCACATGTAGTACTTGACTTCCAGCATGTAAAGCCTGGTAAAGGTGCTGCTTTCGTTAGAACTAAGTACAGAAATATTCTTACTGGTGCTACCAGAGAAGAGGCATTCAACCCTAACGATAAGTTCCCAAAGGCTCATATCGAGACAAAGACTATGCAGTATCTCTATAACGACGGCGAGCTATACTACTTCATGGATCAGGAGACTTTCGACCAGGTTCCTCTAAGCGCAGATCTCGTTGAAGACGCTGTAAAGTTCATCAGAGAAAATGATACCGCTACTATTAAATTCTATCAGGGAAATGCCTTTGCTGTTGAAGCTCCAAACTTCGTTGACCTCAAGGTTATCGAAACTGAGCCCGGAGTTAAGGGAGATACAGCGACTAATGTTACTAAAGCTGCTACAGTTGAGACAGGTGCTGTAATTCAGGTTCCAATCTTCATCGAAGAAGGAGAGGTTATTCAGATAGACACTAGAAATGGTGGAGAGTACTTAGGAAGATCTAAGTAG